DNA sequence from the Nicotiana tomentosiformis chromosome 3, ASM39032v3, whole genome shotgun sequence genome:
ttgttacttggtggctaagtcactttttctCTATAAATATAgaggttctattccattgtaaagcatcccaaatcaataagaattttctctccctacttttctctgcaatattcttcttcttctttattgttttataatatttttagtattttttaaatatataatttttttaaagaaacTTTAAGAATCTATACGTGTTAATTCACACTGAAAATTAAGTTCCTTTCACATTCGTTCCTTCGTATAAATTGAGACAAAATGAgtatatttttcttgaatataaCTTATGTACATCGTAGGTTGGTGTAAAGAAATTTTTATACTATCACGTCACTTTAAGGATATCTACCGATAAACCTTTTCAAAATGGGGGTACGTACTCTAAGGGGtatcaatggttcggttcggttggttaatttataaaatttgtaacatactatttttttatatttattctattatgtataaccaaaattaaatTTTCCGAAATTGTCCCAATCACGTCGGTTTCTCTTCAGTATCAGTACGGTTCGATtaatttttggttatttttttagggtcatgtaaaagtcactagctagtagaagtagaatgcaataatctgcgtacttttataggacttcacaaaactctctagatatttttactgtttaaagggtgatgaattaagaaaacatgaaagatggtgagagtatagatccatcaactattttaTAGCAGtgtaaaagaaactaatcaaagaCAAAGAGTATGAACCAAGCTGGGACTCGAGAATAAAGTATAtacaagattaaatattcaaaaagataaatttaaatcatacgaaattaaagaaaacatattcaatacattatagtttgctactcataattgcTAGAATGTcgtgtgtcttgctagtgaatatgttgaaaataatttaatttcaatagcagtagcataataggttaggaaattaggattttgagtttagtTGTTGGCTTGTAACCGTTTTCTTAATTCCAAGCCCCAAGGAAAAATTtaattctttattattttttaacttaataaataaatatatttattcggtacggtattttttcgatttattttcataaaataaaaatcttaccctaattatcggtagggttataaatttatataaaaacctacgattttattaaaagaaacctgaAAATCGGTTCGGTACGGTACGGTTCGATCGATTTAGTCGGTTTTTACCCTACGTACTCCAACAGATAAAGATGACCTAATGGTGTAAATATGTCTCAAATTGACACAATACATATAACTTAAAATCGTTTTTTTACCTTGATCGGCAAAAGAGGTAAAGTGACTCTTCCTGTTTATTGAAAGGCAAATAAATCTTATAAGCGCATTTAATAAACTGCTAAAGACCTAAAAACATCTCGATTAAAAAAACTGAGATAGTACCAGTACTTGGGAAGTCTACGCAAGGGAATTAGTTGTTAACCTCAATCATAAAAAGTAAACGCTACAACATCTCTTTATAAGCCAATCTCATcgcatgcatatgtatatgcaaCAACAATCAAGATAGTAGTAATTCAATTCAAGAAACGATCACAGTTTTGGGAAAGATGGGGAGCAGAGTCGTGTGGAAAATTGTTTTGCTATTGGTGTTTATTGGATGGCTCTTCATCTGGATAATGTTACCTACAAAGACTTACAAAGATTCATGGACTCCCCAGCTCAAAATCAAGCTCAACTCCACATATTTCAGAGAACAAGGTATAGTAATTACTCTAATTAAATTATCTTAATCTAATTTTTTCCCGTTTTTCCAAGTTAGTATAACGCCAAATCTGAACCATTTCCTTAAGTTGAGTAGAAAATTTGGACCTTTGCCCTAAACCTAATTGACACTTCGTTACTGCAGGGACAAATCTTCTTTTATTTACATTTCCTATAATGTTGATAGCTGCTCTGAGCTGCATCTATCTTCATCTTTACAGCAAGTCGAGTTCTGATCAGAGGTTAGTTAatgatttaattttattttctcgtTCTCAGCCATTAATATGTATCACGTACGTTGGAGGAACAAAAAGATAACATAATTATATATTCTCGGCATGTTATAATTTCGTGAGCATTTTTACAGTACTAATGGCAATAAGGGGCAATATTCTCGTTCATGGAAACGGCCTGTGCTTGCGATGGCTCCTCTGGGAATTGTGAACGCCGTTGAGCTTGCATTTGCTGCTATGTTTATCGCCCTTCTAATTTGGTCTTTAGCCAACTACGTCTGTATCAGCTTTGGCCGTCTCCATATGCACAACGCTGGAGAGAAAGTGTAGGTTTTCTACTTCTTAAAATTAAACAGTTGAATCCTATTGTTGATATGTAAATATATATCTATGTTCCGCGTAAAAACTGTTGAATTCAGTTGAACTAATATTACAACATCGATCCGCCTCTTCTTATCAATGGATCGGTATTTTGGGTAATTTGCAGGTGGATGGCAAAGTTTCGAAGTGTATCTTTAAGGCTTGGCTACCTTGGGAATATTTGCTATGCGTTTTTGTTTTTCCCTGTGACCCGATTGTCTTCAATTTTGCCGCTGGTTGGGCTAACCTCAGAATCAAGCGTTAAGTATCATATCTGGCTTGGTCATGCCTCAATGGCTCTTGCCATTCTCCATAGTGTTGGCTTCGTCATATACTATGCCATGTCTCATCAAATGATAGAGGTTTGTTGACATTATTCTTTTATTGTTTGGAGCTCTTAGTTATTGCTCCATCTGTTTTGAACTTATTTCTCCTATTTAGGGAGTCAAACAATTCTTTTTTTACCATGTTTATTTGtaaatagtttttaaatattttgaatcgtTAATTTTTGtgacttatagtactttttatgTAGTTTCTAAATATGTAGATTTTATTTCAAATAACCTAAAGAAGCCGCTATATATGCCTGAATTCATACCAAAAATTAGTCAACTTGATCCTCGTACTCCAAAAAGTTTCAAACAAATTGTAACGGAGGGAGTATACTTTGGATGATATATTTAATGACAAACGAATTTAGGGTAAAATCTGTGAATTCACCTGAACACCAAGCTATGCTCTCGGATTGAGTCCACCAAGGCTAGCAAGATCTTGGATTCGCCTCTATCTTTAATTAATCCTACaactaaataattttttttgcagGTGTTAGAATGGAGCAGTACCTACGTATCCAACGTGGCTGGAGAAATTGCTGCCTTGGTTGCAATAGCAATGTGGTGTACTAGTTTGTACACGATCAGGAGAAAGATGTTTGAAGTATTCTTCTACGCACATCATCTCTATATTCTCTATATCTTCTTCTACCTATTGCATGTTGGTGCTGCCTACACATGCATGATCCTCCCTGgaatttttctctttatgatcgacCGATACTTGAGATTCTTACAGTCTAAAGGAAGGGCTCGATTAATTTCTGCACGTCTTTTACCTTGTAGCACTATGGAACTCACCTTTTCCAAGAATCCaggtgaatataatctttacaaTAACCTAAGTATGATTTCCAAGATGTTAAATTAAGAAGCTAGCTAGTATAGTAGTAGTATGCTAGTTATTATATATTATACGTACTTATATTTTCACTTTACAGCATTGACGTACAACCCTACAAGCATCTTGTTTGTGAACGTCCCAAGCGTATCCAAGTTGCAGTGGCATCCATTTACTATAGTTTCTAACAGTAATTTGGAGGCAGATAAACTAAGTGTTGTCATTAAATGCACGGGAAGTTGGAGTGAAAAGTTAGAAAAACAACTTTCTTCTTCTCCGGATCATCTTCAAATCTCAACAGAGGGACCTTATGGACCTTCATCATCACATTTCTTAAGGTAAGTACCAAGGCGGAAACTTATACAAagatttttctttctttgttttcttTTACTAGTGTATGACTAAGCCAGCTCAATTGAAAAggagaaagtaaaagaaaaattaGAGTTTTGTTGACATGGAGAGTCATGGGATCTTCATGTAGTTTACAATTAATTTAAGGTACTTAATTTAAAATACAATCATCCATGTTAATTAGTTAGGTGATTTTACCTCAAGACATTTCCTTGTTCTAATTATTTTTCACTATGAATTCgtgttttcatattttttttcttttattcataCGTTTTACTTATATGTTAATTACTTGAGATATCATGCGAAATCTTTTGTCTAGTATAAAGTACCAACCATGACATTTGCTAATGAACAGATATTTGATTGAAcacagttttatttttttttaaatattattaagaGTAAAACGCAAAGTTTAGAGTTGAATacataaatattttattcttttCTGGATAAATTAAAAAAGTGTTTCATATAATCAAACTGTTCTTGATTTATATTCAAATATCTGCTCGTTGAACACATAGTCTTAGTAGTTGTTGCTCGACTTGATATGAGTTTGAGAGTTAAATTGTTTCTCCATATCTGTTGTAATTCATAATCAGTTTAGCTTCTATATACTTCTAACTTTTTCACTAGGTCATCTAAAAACTAACTAAAAGGCAATCGTCCATAATAAGTACTTCATTTTTACTTGCCcactatataaaaatatatttttcttttacttgTCCATTTTACTAGCAAATAAGAGAAAGACAATAAATAATTTCTtgttttacccttatcattaattactcattccCTAAATCATCTCCCAATATTTTTTGAAATGCTATCAtgggtaaaattataaaatacatacttcattcatttttttcttaaagaAAGTACAAAGTTAAAAAGGGACAACTAAAAATAAACGGAGGGAGTAGAATTATTAAACTGGAAAATAATAAAGGATACCTGCTAGAATAAAGTAAAAACACTGATACTATAAGAGTTGTTTACATCGGTATGTATAAGTTAAACTCATAATTTACTAGTGATGCCTTGTACAAAGAATTTAACGAAAACAATGTGACATTGCAGTCGGCAGTGCCTGGTAATGGTCAGTGGAGGAAGTGGAATTGCTCCCATGATTTCCATAATCCGAGAGCTCATTTACAGAAGCACACAACCTAACACCAAAGTACCAAAGCTGATCCTAATTTCAGCTTTCAAGGACACAGCTGATCTCACAATGCTAGACCTCTTGCTTCCTCTCTCCACCACTCCAGCTGCTATTTCCAAATTAGATTTGCAAATCGAAGCCTATATTACTAGAGAAAATGGACAAGAACATAACATTGAAAGTGTCCATCACAAGCAACTCATCCAGACAATAGTGTTCAAACATAATCCAAATGACTCCGCCATTTCTGCAGCCCTTGGCCCAAGCAGTTGGCTATGGCTCGGCGCGATAATTTCGTCCTCATTTGTCATGTTTCTCCTTTTGTTAGGCATTGTCACACGTTACTCCATATACCCAATTGAGCGCGATGGCAGGCTCTATCATTACAGTGCAAAAATCATTTGGGACATGTTCTTGGTTTGTGCCTCCGTTTTTATTGCCACCAGCATCATTTTTATGTGGCAAAAAAGGGACAATGAAGCTGAAGGGAAACAAATTCAGAATATGGAACTACCTACCCCTACAAGTTCACCTGCAAGTTTATTATGTGGTACAGAAAGGGAACTGGAAAGTCTTCCCCACCAGTCTCTTGTTCAAGCCACTAAGGTGCATTATTGTGCTAGGCCTGATCTAAAAAGTGAGTTTACTAATTCTTGTTGGTTCACTCATTCAGAAATTTCGCTAAAATTTTTACAatttaatatatatgtataaaaagTAATAGTAGTAATATTTAACTAGTATACATAGTATAATTTTTTCCGATAAAAGGTATTCAACTCACCACCCTTTGTCGGCTCTAGCTCCGCCCTTACCGCTCTCACACACCAATCTTCTTGAAATAGTTGTTATGAAATGAACTAAATATTTGAATTGCGTGACATGCAGGAATACTTTTTGATTGCAAAGCATCAGATGTTGGAGTTGTAGTTTGCGGGCCACAGAGCATGAGACATGAAGTTGCCAAAATATGTGCTTCTGGCTTGGCAGAAAACCTGCATTTTGAGGCTATCAGCTTTAATTGGTGATGTTTGGGTTTGTTACGTGCGACAAAACGAGGACAGATGTGTGGTTTTTTAAtactgtttctttttcttttttctttctgctTAATTGCTACTCAATTTGGAAGGATTGGCTTTTGGATTGTTTGTTGTGTGCAAGTTTCTAACATAGGACTAAGAATGTTGTGTTGTGTACGGCCTAACCTCCTCAAAAGTTGTATAAAAACAATATGCTCTTATACTGTTCTACGTATAAAGAAAATAATGAACATCTTTATGT
Encoded proteins:
- the LOC138907085 gene encoding ferric reduction oxidase 4-like translates to MGSRVVWKIVLLLVFIGWLFIWIMLPTKTYKDSWTPQLKIKLNSTYFREQGTNLLLFTFPIMLIAALSCIYLHLYSKSSSDQSTNGNKGQYSRSWKRPVLAMAPLGIVNAVELAFAAMFIALLIWSLANYVCISFGRLHMHNAGEKVWMAKFRSVSLRLGYLGNICYAFLFFPVTRLSSILPLVGLTSESSVKYHIWLGHASMALAILHSVGFVIYYAMSHQMIEVLEWSSTYVSNVAGEIAALVAIAMWCTSLYTIRRKMFEVFFYAHHLYILYIFFYLLHVGAAYTCMILPGIFLFMIDRYLRFLQSKGRARLISARLLPCSTMELTFSKNPALTYNPTSILFVNVPSVSKLQWHPFTIVSNSNLEADKLSVVIKCTGSWSEKLEKQLSSSPDHLQISTEGPYGPSSSHFLSRQCLVMVSGGSGIAPMISIIRELIYRSTQPNTKVPKLILISAFKDTADLTMLDLLLPLSTTPAAISKLDLQIEAYITRENGQEHNIESVHHKQLIQTIVFKHNPNDSAISAALGPSSWLWLGAIISSSFVMFLLLLGIVTRYSIYPIERDGRLYHYSAKIIWDMFLVCASVFIATSIIFMWQKRDNEAEGKQIQNMELPTPTSSPASLLCGTERELESLPHQSLVQATKVHYCARPDLKRILFDCKASDVGVVVCGPQSMRHEVAKICASGLAENLHFEAISFNW